The following are encoded together in the Streptomyces tsukubensis genome:
- a CDS encoding nucleotide pyrophosphatase/phosphodiesterase family protein — protein sequence MTGTPGTANPTTDTSVTGPTPLLVIDVVGLTPRLLEHMPRLKQLGRSGSSAPLGTVLPAVTCAAQSTFLTGTLPAEHGIVGNGWYFRELGDVLLWRQHNGLVSGDRLWDAARRAHPGYTVANICWWYAMGADTDWTVTPRPVYYADGRKEPDCYTRPPELHDELEEKLGTFPLFHFWGPGADIVSSRWIVDATRHIIGSRRPDLALCYVPHLDYDLQRFGPDDPRSWKAAAELDAVLAPLLDDAAAEGRTVVALSEYGITRVSRSVDINRVLRRAGLVEVHTQDGMEYLDPMASRAFAVADHQIAHVYVRRPEDLEAARAALSGLDGIDQLLDDEGKKAHGLDHERAGDLVAVAEPDAWFTYYYWLDDARAPDFAQLVEIHRKPGYDPVELFMDPLDPYVRLRAAGAVARKKLGMRYRMAVVPLDASPIRGSHGRLPPSVDEGPMVLCSTPEAVDGPVRATDVKSLLLNLAGLR from the coding sequence ATGACAGGAACTCCCGGCACCGCGAACCCCACGACCGACACCTCCGTGACCGGCCCCACCCCGCTCCTCGTCATCGACGTCGTCGGGCTCACCCCCAGGCTCCTCGAACACATGCCGAGGCTGAAACAGCTCGGGCGCAGCGGCTCCTCGGCGCCGCTCGGCACCGTGCTGCCCGCCGTCACCTGCGCGGCCCAGTCCACCTTCCTCACCGGCACCCTCCCGGCCGAACACGGCATCGTCGGCAACGGCTGGTACTTCCGCGAACTCGGCGACGTACTGCTCTGGCGTCAGCACAACGGGCTCGTCTCGGGCGACCGGCTCTGGGACGCGGCCAGACGCGCCCACCCCGGCTACACGGTCGCCAACATCTGCTGGTGGTACGCGATGGGGGCGGACACCGACTGGACGGTGACCCCGCGCCCGGTCTACTACGCGGACGGCCGCAAGGAACCCGACTGCTACACCCGGCCGCCCGAGCTGCACGACGAACTGGAGGAGAAGCTGGGCACCTTCCCGCTCTTCCACTTCTGGGGACCCGGCGCCGACATCGTCTCCTCGCGGTGGATCGTGGACGCGACCCGTCACATCATCGGCAGCCGCCGACCCGACCTGGCGCTCTGCTACGTACCGCACCTCGACTACGACCTCCAGCGTTTCGGCCCCGACGATCCGAGGTCGTGGAAGGCGGCGGCCGAGCTGGACGCCGTACTCGCACCGCTGCTGGACGACGCGGCGGCGGAGGGCCGCACGGTCGTCGCGCTCTCCGAGTACGGCATCACCCGCGTCAGCCGCTCCGTCGACATCAACCGGGTGCTGCGCCGCGCGGGTCTCGTGGAGGTGCACACCCAGGACGGCATGGAGTACCTGGACCCGATGGCGTCGCGTGCCTTCGCCGTCGCCGACCACCAGATCGCCCATGTCTACGTCCGCCGCCCCGAGGATCTGGAGGCGGCCCGCGCGGCGCTGAGCGGCCTGGACGGTATCGATCAACTGCTGGACGACGAGGGCAAGAAGGCGCACGGACTCGACCACGAGCGGGCCGGCGACCTGGTGGCCGTAGCGGAACCCGACGCCTGGTTCACGTACTACTACTGGCTGGACGACGCCCGCGCGCCCGACTTCGCGCAGCTCGTGGAGATCCACCGCAAGCCGGGATACGACCCGGTGGAACTCTTCATGGACCCGCTCGACCCCTATGTGCGGCTGCGGGCGGCGGGGGCGGTGGCCCGCAAGAAGCTCGGCATGCGCTACCGGATGGCCGTGGTGCCGCTGGACGCCTCGCCCATCAGGGGCAGTCACGGGCGGCTGCCGCCGAGCGTGGACGAAGGTCCGATGGTCCTGTGCTCGACCCCAGAAGCCGTCGATGGCCCGGTCAGGGCCACCGATGTCAAGTCCCTGCTCCTGAACCTCGCCGGTCTGCGCTGA
- a CDS encoding TIM barrel protein has product MSRKKPVDIELAQKLSRRNMLGVTAGVGAAALLGLSATSAAAHGGGHGGGHGGGHGGGHGGGHGHGTPVLPKDRLGIQLYSLRDKVAELGFAKVFDELERFGYDEVEYAGYTQGDVGALTLPQLARLARDHGLNGIGSHVNYYDDNNPNAYSFAQNLNKVLDDAQTLGLEHIGTASGPFRYGSTVDAWKRAAADFNTYGAAARKRGMKFYQHNHGEEFSFATDQPNVRLYDVLLAETDPKLVYLEMDIYWAFTGQFRFSKTPEGKPAPFEPIDYVLKHPDRYPLFHVKDGTHNDAARDGYDMTDVGDGEIDYKTFISTVNKTRGGRRDHHWQVEHDNPVSSIDFARKSADHLHSLREGRH; this is encoded by the coding sequence ATGAGCCGCAAGAAGCCTGTCGACATCGAACTCGCCCAGAAACTCAGCAGACGCAACATGCTCGGGGTCACCGCCGGCGTCGGCGCGGCGGCCCTGCTCGGCCTGTCGGCCACCTCCGCCGCCGCGCACGGCGGCGGCCACGGCGGCGGCCACGGCGGCGGTCATGGCGGCGGCCACGGTGGTGGGCACGGCCACGGCACCCCCGTACTGCCCAAGGACCGCCTGGGCATCCAGCTCTACTCCCTGCGCGACAAGGTCGCGGAACTCGGCTTCGCCAAGGTCTTCGACGAGCTGGAGCGCTTCGGCTACGACGAGGTGGAGTACGCCGGCTACACCCAGGGCGACGTGGGCGCCCTCACTCTGCCGCAACTCGCCAGGCTGGCCCGTGACCACGGACTGAACGGCATCGGCAGCCACGTCAACTACTACGACGACAACAACCCGAACGCCTACAGCTTCGCGCAGAACCTCAACAAGGTCCTCGACGACGCCCAGACGCTCGGTCTCGAACACATCGGCACGGCGTCGGGACCCTTCCGCTACGGCTCCACCGTCGACGCCTGGAAGCGGGCCGCCGCGGACTTCAACACCTACGGCGCCGCCGCCAGGAAGCGCGGAATGAAGTTCTACCAGCACAACCACGGGGAGGAGTTCTCCTTCGCCACCGACCAGCCCAACGTCCGCCTCTACGACGTGCTGCTCGCCGAGACCGACCCGAAGCTGGTCTACCTGGAGATGGACATCTACTGGGCCTTCACCGGACAGTTCCGCTTCAGCAAGACCCCCGAGGGCAAACCGGCGCCGTTCGAGCCGATCGACTACGTCCTCAAGCACCCGGACCGCTACCCGCTCTTCCACGTCAAGGACGGCACGCACAACGACGCGGCCCGCGACGGATACGACATGACGGACGTCGGTGACGGGGAGATCGACTACAAGACCTTCATCTCGACCGTCAACAAGACCCGCGGTGGACGGCGTGACCACCACTGGCAGGTCGAGCACGACAACCCGGTCAGCTCCATCGACTTCGCCCGCAAGTCCGCGGACCACCTGCACTCGCTGCGCGAGGGCCGCCACTGA
- a CDS encoding OFA family MFS transporter: MTAEDTATGTAPEEFGAVYREITDQRGRVYRTGETDRAILGRSRRSMVWLPWAAMFAISVFEYAYGSAEDVLSDAHGWSQSNTFWILSVWTFFQAGVSFPTGWAREKGYLPARQAVMVGSVLCLLGFVAIAHLDNVFLAILGFGLLGGVGSGLVYSTCINMTGKWYPEKRGGKTGFVNGGFAYGAVPFIFIFNFAFDTGNYRTVLDLIGVYVLIVLLVCGWFFKDPPKNWWPAGVDPLTHGRANAKTARALEKNPPAAKQYTPMEAIRTGQLPLIWLLLVITAGVSIFGVSFQVPFAKEVGFGPLVAAQSAGILSIVNGVGRGVVGWLSDLWGRKNALIFVILVLGLSQFGVMWAGDINSEWLFLVFAFFSGFGGGAFYPMFASIVPDYFGENNNATNYGIAYSGKVVSGLFGTGLGSMVIDKWGYDGAYTTAGVVALVSAGLALFLRHPGLPKVRGG; this comes from the coding sequence ATGACGGCGGAGGACACCGCCACGGGAACCGCGCCGGAGGAATTCGGCGCGGTGTACCGCGAGATAACAGATCAGCGTGGCCGTGTCTATCGGACAGGAGAGACCGACAGGGCGATCCTCGGTCGCTCCCGTAGGTCCATGGTGTGGCTGCCGTGGGCCGCGATGTTCGCGATCAGTGTGTTCGAGTACGCCTACGGTTCCGCCGAGGACGTGCTTTCCGACGCGCACGGCTGGTCGCAGAGCAATACGTTCTGGATACTCAGCGTCTGGACGTTCTTCCAGGCGGGGGTCTCGTTCCCGACCGGTTGGGCCCGTGAGAAGGGCTATCTTCCCGCGCGTCAGGCGGTCATGGTCGGATCGGTGCTGTGTCTGCTCGGATTCGTCGCCATCGCGCACCTCGACAATGTGTTCCTCGCCATCCTCGGATTCGGTCTCCTGGGCGGTGTCGGATCCGGTCTCGTCTATTCGACCTGCATCAATATGACGGGCAAGTGGTATCCGGAGAAGCGGGGCGGGAAGACGGGGTTCGTCAACGGCGGCTTCGCGTACGGCGCAGTGCCTTTCATCTTCATCTTCAACTTCGCCTTCGACACCGGTAATTACCGTACGGTGCTCGACCTCATCGGCGTGTACGTGCTGATCGTGCTGCTGGTCTGCGGCTGGTTCTTCAAGGACCCGCCGAAGAACTGGTGGCCGGCCGGGGTCGACCCGCTCACACACGGCCGGGCGAACGCGAAGACGGCGAGGGCGCTGGAGAAGAACCCGCCCGCGGCGAAGCAGTACACCCCCATGGAAGCCATCAGGACCGGGCAGCTCCCGCTCATCTGGCTGCTTCTGGTGATCACGGCGGGGGTGTCCATCTTCGGTGTCTCTTTCCAGGTCCCCTTCGCCAAGGAGGTGGGTTTCGGTCCGCTGGTCGCCGCGCAGTCCGCGGGCATCCTCTCCATCGTCAACGGGGTCGGCCGCGGTGTCGTCGGCTGGCTCTCCGATCTGTGGGGCCGCAAGAACGCCCTGATCTTCGTGATTCTGGTGCTCGGGCTCTCCCAGTTCGGTGTGATGTGGGCGGGCGACATCAACAGCGAGTGGCTGTTCCTGGTCTTCGCCTTCTTCTCCGGGTTCGGCGGCGGCGCGTTCTACCCGATGTTCGCCTCGATCGTCCCCGACTACTTCGGCGAGAACAACAACGCCACCAACTACGGGATCGCCTACAGCGGCAAGGTGGTCAGTGGCCTCTTCGGTACGGGACTCGGCTCGATGGTGATCGACAAGTGGGGCTACGACGGCGCCTACACCACGGCCGGGGTGGTGGCTCTGGTGTCCGCGGGGCTCGCGCTGTTCCTTCGGCATCCCGGGCTGCCGAAGGTCAGGGGCGGCTGA
- a CDS encoding acetate--CoA ligase family protein, with protein MRALLASVRAEGRTALTAPEGKVVADAYGIVVPGEEVAADVEEAVACAARFGAPVVMKIVSPDISHKTDAGGVVVGVAGAADVRAAFHRIVENARAYDPEARIEGVQVQELLPAGQEVIVGAVTDPTFGKVVAFGLGGVLVEVLKDVTFRLAPVTADEAASMLDSIRAAEVLRGVRGARPVDRWALAEQIRRVSTLVTDFPGIAEVDLNPVIATPEGAVAADIRVILATGTPAPRRVYGKDEILSSMNRLMKPASVAVIGASGEQGKIGNSVMRNLVDGGFAGEIHPVNPKSDEILGRKAYRSITDVPGDVDVAVFAIPARFVASALEEVGRRGIPNAVLIPSGFAETGEHELQAELVAIGERYGTRLLGPNIYGYYSTWQELCATFCTPYDVKGGVALTSQSGGIGMAILGFARTTGTGVSAIVGLGNKSDVDEDDLLTYFAEDPHTECVAMHLEDLKDGRAFVAAARATVPKKPVVVLKAGRTAAGARAAGSHTGALAGDDAVYDDILRQAGVIRAPGLNEMLEYARSLPVLPAPRGDNIVIITGAGGSGVLLSDAVTDNGLSLMEMPEDLDASFKAFIPPFGASGNPVDITGGEPPSTYEATIRLGLEDPRVHALVLGYWHTIVTPPMVFAELTARVVAEFRARGVEKPVVASLAGDVEVEEACQYLFERGVVAYPYTTEKPVAALGAKYRWARAAGLLEVAAEDTHQH; from the coding sequence GTGCGGGCCCTGCTCGCGTCGGTGCGCGCCGAGGGGCGTACCGCGCTGACCGCCCCTGAGGGCAAGGTCGTCGCCGACGCCTACGGCATCGTGGTGCCCGGCGAGGAGGTGGCGGCCGATGTCGAGGAGGCCGTGGCGTGCGCGGCCCGCTTCGGAGCCCCGGTCGTCATGAAGATCGTCTCCCCCGACATCTCGCACAAGACCGACGCGGGTGGTGTCGTGGTCGGGGTGGCGGGCGCGGCGGATGTGCGGGCCGCCTTCCACCGGATCGTGGAGAACGCGCGCGCCTACGACCCGGAAGCCCGTATCGAGGGCGTCCAGGTCCAGGAGCTGCTGCCCGCGGGCCAGGAGGTCATCGTGGGCGCGGTGACCGACCCCACCTTCGGGAAGGTCGTCGCCTTCGGCCTCGGCGGGGTGCTGGTCGAGGTGTTGAAGGACGTGACCTTCCGGCTTGCGCCCGTCACCGCGGACGAGGCCGCTTCGATGCTGGACTCGATCCGGGCGGCGGAGGTCCTGCGGGGGGTGCGCGGGGCGCGGCCGGTGGACCGGTGGGCGCTGGCCGAGCAGATCCGGCGGGTGTCGACGCTGGTGACCGACTTCCCCGGGATCGCGGAGGTCGATCTCAATCCGGTGATCGCCACGCCTGAGGGGGCCGTCGCCGCCGACATCAGGGTCATCCTCGCCACCGGTACTCCCGCCCCGAGGCGCGTGTACGGCAAGGACGAGATCCTGTCCTCGATGAACCGGCTGATGAAGCCGGCGTCGGTGGCGGTGATCGGCGCCTCCGGCGAGCAGGGCAAGATCGGCAATTCGGTGATGCGGAACCTCGTCGACGGGGGGTTCGCCGGGGAGATACACCCGGTGAACCCCAAGTCCGACGAGATCCTCGGCCGCAAGGCGTACCGGAGCATCACCGACGTACCGGGCGATGTGGATGTGGCGGTGTTCGCCATCCCCGCCAGGTTCGTGGCGTCGGCCCTTGAGGAGGTGGGGCGCAGGGGCATCCCCAACGCGGTCCTCATCCCCTCCGGTTTCGCGGAGACCGGGGAGCACGAGCTCCAGGCGGAGCTGGTCGCCATCGGTGAGCGGTACGGCACGCGGCTGCTCGGTCCGAACATCTACGGCTACTACTCGACGTGGCAGGAGCTGTGCGCCACGTTCTGCACGCCGTACGACGTGAAGGGCGGGGTGGCGCTGACCTCGCAGTCGGGCGGGATCGGGATGGCGATCCTCGGCTTCGCGCGCACCACGGGGACCGGGGTGTCGGCCATCGTCGGTCTTGGCAACAAGTCGGACGTGGACGAGGACGACCTGCTCACCTACTTCGCCGAGGATCCGCACACGGAGTGCGTGGCGATGCATCTGGAGGACCTCAAGGACGGCAGGGCGTTCGTGGCGGCGGCGCGGGCGACCGTGCCGAAGAAGCCGGTCGTGGTGTTGAAGGCGGGCCGCACGGCGGCGGGCGCCAGGGCGGCGGGCTCCCATACGGGCGCGCTGGCCGGCGACGACGCGGTCTACGACGACATCCTGCGGCAGGCAGGGGTGATCCGCGCGCCGGGTCTCAACGAGATGCTGGAGTACGCGCGGTCGCTGCCTGTGCTCCCCGCGCCCCGGGGCGACAACATCGTGATCATCACGGGGGCCGGCGGTTCCGGTGTGCTGCTCTCCGACGCGGTGACCGACAACGGCCTGTCGCTGATGGAGATGCCGGAGGATCTGGACGCGTCCTTCAAGGCGTTCATCCCGCCCTTCGGCGCTTCGGGCAACCCGGTGGACATCACCGGTGGCGAGCCGCCCTCGACGTACGAGGCGACGATCCGGCTGGGCCTGGAGGATCCGCGCGTCCACGCTCTGGTGCTGGGTTACTGGCACACGATCGTCACACCCCCGATGGTCTTCGCCGAGCTGACGGCGCGCGTGGTCGCCGAGTTCCGTGCGCGGGGCGTCGAGAAGCCCGTGGTGGCCTCGCTCGCCGGTGACGTCGAGGTCGAGGAGGCGTGCCAGTACCTCTTCGAGCGGGGGGTCGTGGCCTACCCGTACACGACGGAGAAGCCCGTCGCGGCCCTCGGCGCCAAGTACCGGTGGGCGCGCGCCGCCGGTCTGTTGGAGGTGGCCGCTGAAGACACCCACCAGCACTGA
- the frc gene encoding formyl-CoA transferase → MTKALDGIRVLDMTHVQSGPSATQLLGWLGADVVKVEAPTGDITRKQLRDLPDVDSLYFTMLNCNKRSITLNTKSPRGKEILTELIRRSDVLVENFGPGAVDRMGFTWEKIQEINPRVVYASIKGFGEGPYTGFKAYEVVAQAMGGSMSTTGFEDGPPLATGAQIGDSGTGVHAVAGILAALYQRESTGRGQRVNVAMQHAVLNLCRVKLRDQQRLAHGPLAEYPNDDFGSEVPRSGNASGGGQPGWAVKCAPGGPNDYVYVIVQPVGWKPLTELLGRPELAEDPEWASPEVRLPKLDKMFQLIEEWSSTLPKWEVLGLLNAHNIPCGPILSTQEIIEDASLAANEMVVEVQHPERGSFTTVGSPLKLSDSPVDVVSSPLLGEHNTEVYVGELGLADEELSLLKTDGVI, encoded by the coding sequence ATGACCAAGGCTCTCGACGGTATCCGCGTCCTCGACATGACACACGTCCAGTCGGGGCCCTCCGCCACGCAGCTGCTCGGCTGGCTCGGCGCCGATGTGGTGAAGGTGGAGGCCCCCACAGGGGACATCACCCGCAAGCAGCTCCGCGACCTGCCCGACGTGGACTCCCTCTACTTCACGATGCTCAACTGCAACAAGCGCAGCATCACCCTCAACACCAAGTCACCGCGCGGCAAGGAGATCCTGACCGAACTGATCAGGCGCTCCGACGTGCTGGTGGAGAACTTCGGGCCGGGCGCTGTCGACCGGATGGGGTTCACCTGGGAGAAGATCCAGGAGATCAACCCGCGCGTCGTCTACGCCTCCATCAAGGGGTTCGGTGAGGGCCCGTACACCGGCTTCAAGGCGTACGAGGTGGTCGCGCAGGCCATGGGCGGCTCGATGTCCACCACGGGGTTCGAGGACGGTCCGCCACTGGCGACCGGCGCGCAGATCGGCGACTCCGGCACCGGCGTCCACGCGGTGGCCGGCATCCTCGCCGCCCTCTACCAGCGCGAGTCGACCGGGCGCGGCCAGCGCGTCAACGTGGCCATGCAGCACGCGGTGCTCAACCTCTGCCGGGTGAAACTCCGCGACCAGCAGCGGCTGGCGCACGGACCTCTGGCCGAGTACCCGAACGACGACTTCGGCAGCGAGGTGCCCCGTAGCGGCAACGCGTCGGGCGGCGGACAGCCGGGGTGGGCCGTCAAGTGCGCGCCGGGCGGGCCCAACGACTACGTGTACGTCATCGTGCAGCCGGTCGGCTGGAAGCCGCTGACAGAGCTGCTCGGCCGCCCCGAGCTGGCGGAGGACCCGGAGTGGGCTTCGCCCGAGGTCCGGCTGCCCAAACTCGACAAGATGTTCCAGCTCATCGAGGAGTGGTCGTCCACGCTTCCCAAGTGGGAGGTGCTCGGGCTGCTCAACGCGCACAACATCCCGTGCGGCCCGATCCTCTCCACCCAGGAGATCATCGAGGACGCCTCGCTCGCCGCCAACGAGATGGTCGTCGAGGTCCAGCACCCCGAGCGTGGCAGTTTCACCACGGTCGGCTCCCCGCTGAAACTCTCCGACTCCCCGGTCGACGTGGTCTCCTCGCCGCTGCTCGGCGAGCACAACACCGAGGTGTACGTCGGCGAACTGGGTTTGGCGGACGAGGAATTGAGCCTGCTCAAGACGGACGGAGTGATCTGA